One stretch of Brevibacillus laterosporus DNA includes these proteins:
- a CDS encoding DNA-directed DNA polymerase, whose amino-acid sequence MTVKLTLNLRSPTAVDPDAKKRVDDAVKRKSAATETIEQAWDRILAMSNSASDQGRLLEVKKAMESGVIGRRPTDSSKRFSKAEALRIWVDLNERQRGEKLAEMVRNTPSNYHLINNVASLEYMIRTIESADIIAVDCETFGENDAALDPWRGNMAGFSVSTRYESFYVPLNHEEEAMYDEYVIDKMREVLPKARIVMHNAPFDCKWFYVKYGLDLIDALYADTRIMAMALDENRNHRLKDLCADWLKLPGDNFDQLFGKTPFNQIPLDVALVYAAGDTEKTLKLYEWIRAWYSKRDDLKRIERLVFDIEMPVCRQFIRSDLCGIRFDVEMARELDAKFKREELQLEAEIHEYLREKINLNSPVQLSKKLYGDLQLPDNDKGSTGVRTLKRIKKNHPVIPLILDYRAVGKLRQAFTSKLPHSVKADGKIHPWHNTWGAATGRFTCANPNTQQIPAKRPEIRHLFLSTNSDRILVSVDYSQIELRVLAHMAEEPVLIEAFEIGRDIHSTTAALISKGRYTYSDIEHYKDTEGHECQKLRKQAKIVNFGIVYGMGAGKLADTLEVTKAEAQAIINDYFRGYPGIKRYMDEQHRKVMKDGFVTGIFGRKRRLHDDIKSKERFRVYGAQRQAGNFPIQESAGSILKKAIVDLVPVLKHYDTFILLQVHDELLFDCPRDITQDALDHIRTTMENTVKLRCPVRCDVEINPERWMKKVDEHEWFEENEEGE is encoded by the coding sequence CTGACCGTTAAACTAACGTTGAATTTACGTTCGCCTACTGCGGTCGATCCTGACGCTAAAAAACGAGTGGACGACGCGGTCAAACGTAAGTCTGCTGCAACCGAGACTATCGAGCAGGCGTGGGATCGTATACTTGCAATGAGTAACAGCGCATCGGACCAAGGACGTTTACTAGAAGTTAAAAAAGCGATGGAGTCGGGCGTAATAGGCAGACGTCCGACCGACTCTTCCAAACGGTTTAGTAAGGCGGAAGCTCTCCGGATATGGGTAGATTTAAACGAGCGTCAACGCGGTGAAAAATTGGCGGAGATGGTACGAAACACTCCGTCTAACTACCACCTAATAAACAACGTCGCCTCGTTAGAATATATGATTCGAACGATTGAATCTGCGGATATCATTGCGGTTGACTGTGAAACGTTCGGTGAAAATGACGCGGCTCTCGATCCTTGGCGCGGTAACATGGCGGGATTCAGCGTTTCAACTCGATACGAGAGCTTCTATGTCCCGTTAAATCACGAGGAAGAGGCGATGTACGACGAATACGTAATCGATAAAATGCGTGAAGTACTTCCGAAGGCCAGAATCGTCATGCACAACGCGCCCTTCGATTGCAAGTGGTTCTATGTCAAATACGGGCTTGATTTGATAGACGCTCTTTATGCAGATACACGGATAATGGCGATGGCACTCGACGAAAACCGTAATCACCGTTTGAAGGATTTGTGCGCGGATTGGCTAAAACTGCCGGGCGACAACTTCGACCAACTTTTCGGTAAAACACCGTTCAACCAAATCCCGTTAGATGTCGCATTGGTATATGCGGCAGGCGACACGGAGAAAACGCTAAAACTTTACGAATGGATTCGCGCATGGTACTCGAAGCGTGACGATCTCAAACGCATTGAGCGGTTGGTATTTGATATCGAAATGCCTGTGTGCCGACAATTTATCCGGTCTGATTTATGTGGAATCCGATTTGACGTGGAGATGGCGCGGGAATTGGACGCAAAGTTTAAGCGAGAGGAGTTGCAGTTGGAGGCGGAGATACACGAATATCTGCGCGAGAAAATCAACCTAAACTCGCCGGTCCAGTTATCGAAAAAATTATACGGAGACCTGCAATTGCCTGACAACGATAAAGGGTCTACGGGGGTGCGTACCCTAAAGCGCATTAAAAAGAACCATCCGGTTATCCCTTTGATTCTCGATTATCGCGCGGTGGGAAAATTGCGCCAGGCGTTCACGTCAAAACTGCCGCATAGTGTAAAAGCCGATGGGAAGATTCATCCGTGGCATAACACTTGGGGCGCCGCAACCGGTCGATTTACGTGTGCCAACCCGAACACACAGCAAATTCCAGCCAAGCGACCAGAAATACGTCATCTGTTCCTCTCAACTAACAGTGATCGGATTCTTGTTTCAGTCGATTACTCGCAAATTGAATTACGCGTGTTGGCGCATATGGCGGAAGAACCGGTACTTATCGAGGCGTTCGAGATAGGACGCGATATTCACTCGACCACGGCGGCACTCATCAGTAAAGGACGATACACTTATAGTGACATCGAGCATTACAAAGATACGGAGGGTCACGAGTGCCAGAAACTTCGGAAACAGGCGAAAATTGTTAACTTCGGGATCGTTTATGGAATGGGCGCCGGTAAGCTTGCGGATACACTCGAAGTAACGAAAGCCGAAGCGCAAGCGATCATCAACGATTACTTTCGCGGATATCCCGGCATTAAACGATATATGGACGAACAGCATCGGAAGGTTATGAAAGACGGATTTGTAACCGGGATTTTTGGAAGAAAACGCCGACTTCATGACGATATTAAATCGAAAGAACGTTTTCGTGTCTACGGGGCGCAACGACAGGCTGGTAACTTCCCGATTCAAGAGAGCGCGGGTTCGATTCTTAAGAAAGCGATTGTTGATCTAGTGCCAGTTCTCAAACATTATGACACCTTTATCCTACTACAAGTGCACGACGAACTACTTTTCGATTGTCCTAGAGATATAACACAAGACGCGTTAGATCACATCAGAACAACAATGGAGAACACTGTAAAATTGCGCTGTCCAGTCCGTTGTGACGTGGAAATTAACCCGGAACGATGGATGAAAAAAGTAGATGAACACGAATGGTTTGAGGAAAACGAAGAGGGAGAGTGA